In a single window of the Palaemon carinicauda isolate YSFRI2023 chromosome 10, ASM3689809v2, whole genome shotgun sequence genome:
- the LOC137647964 gene encoding KRAB-A domain-containing protein 2-like — MFETIKRAHIATGHGGRDKMVKELSKYANITRDTIELFKSLCVQCQKKRKRCATKGVTVKSILSKDYGSRSQVDLVDMQSCAKGKHKWIMVYQDHLTKYCIVCPVTSKRAAEVAFQLMDIFLLFGARQTLQSDSGSEFTALVISELKLLWPDLLIVHGKPRHPQSQGSVERLIKDMLISWLGDNDTTDWPMGLRFVQFQNNSSYHSGIKQSPYKVLFGVDARVGLRSTTLPEEVLKTMITEKHLFGAYSFSSGCTRPDESPEFTNPQDDSPECSAPPNDSLEDFAQPDGSSKSSAPPNDLPENFA; from the exons ATGTTTGAAACAATAAAACGTGCTCACATTGCTACGGGACATGGTGGAAGAGACAAAATGGTCAAAGAGCTGTCAAAATATGCGAACATAACTAGAGATACTATAgaactgttcaaatctttgtgtgttcagtgtcaaaagaaacggaaGAGATGTGCGACAAAGGGAGTAACTGTCAAATCGATTTTATCTAAGGATTACGGTTCACGATCTCAGGTGGAccttgttgacatgcagtcttgcgCCAAAGGAAAGCATAAGTGGATAATGGTGTACCAAGATCATCTAACAAAATATTGCATAGTGTGCCCCGTAACTTCAAAAAGAGCCGCTGAGGTTGCATTCCAGCTAATGGACATATTTTTATTGTTCGGAGCCCGTCAAACTCTTCAGAGTGATAGTGGTAGTGAATTTACAGCATTGGTAATTTCGGAACTCAAACTTCTTTGGCCAGACCTGTTGATTGTTCATGGTAAACCAAGGCATCCACAGAGCCAGGGATCTGTTGAACGCCTTATAAAAGACATGCTTATTTCATGGTTAGGGGATAATGATACAACTGACTGGCCCATGGGACTCAGGTTTGTGCAGTTCCAAAATAACTCCAGTTACCATTCTGGAATCAAACAATCTCCATACAAAGTACTCTTTGGTGTTGACGCCAGAGTAGGTCTACGTTCAACCACACTTCCAGAAGAAGTTTTGAAGACAATGATCACTGAAAAGCATTTATTTGGAGCTTACAGTTTCTCCTCTGGCTGTACTCGGCCAGACGAATCACCTGAGTTCACGAACCCTCAAGACGATTCACCTGAATGTTCTGCTCCTCCAAATGACTCGCTAGAGGACTTTGCTCAGCCAG ATGGTTCATCAAAGAGCTCTGCTCCTCCAAATGACTTGCCAGAGAACTTCGCTTAG